From a region of the Corallococcus macrosporus genome:
- a CDS encoding cytochrome C assembly family protein produces the protein MSHTLVSLACHAYGLAALVYLAFLVRQSQVLAVTGRVLVGTGLLMHCVALIELLGAQGGRLVGPAQGMSTFAFLLLALFLALDMRYRKPVIGAFLTPLAVAVLLIGMLMHGGSTPLPDAVRQPLLPVHVTIALLGMTAFGVAAGVGVMYLLMERQVKTKHFGLLFSRLPSLEFLDTLNRRLVLWGFIALSLTLATGALFTTTLRGLAWALEAKHVATFVAWGVFAALVNARIFAGWRGRRVALLTMAGFCLVLVSFLSSYDLSAAGPGMP, from the coding sequence ATGAGCCATACGCTCGTCTCGCTTGCCTGCCACGCCTACGGCCTGGCCGCGCTCGTCTACCTCGCCTTCCTGGTCCGCCAGTCCCAGGTGCTCGCCGTCACCGGCCGGGTGCTGGTGGGCACGGGCCTGCTGATGCATTGCGTTGCCCTCATCGAGTTGCTGGGGGCGCAGGGAGGCCGGCTGGTGGGCCCCGCGCAGGGCATGTCCACCTTCGCCTTCCTGCTGCTGGCGCTCTTCCTGGCGCTGGACATGCGCTACCGCAAACCTGTCATCGGCGCGTTCCTCACGCCGCTGGCGGTGGCGGTGCTGCTCATCGGCATGTTGATGCACGGCGGCTCCACGCCGCTGCCGGACGCCGTGCGCCAGCCGCTCCTGCCGGTGCATGTCACCATCGCGCTGCTGGGCATGACGGCCTTCGGCGTGGCGGCCGGGGTGGGGGTCATGTACCTGCTGATGGAGCGGCAGGTGAAGACCAAGCACTTCGGCTTGCTCTTCTCCCGGCTGCCGTCCCTGGAGTTCCTGGACACGCTCAACCGGCGGCTCGTGCTGTGGGGCTTCATCGCGCTGTCGCTCACGCTGGCGACCGGGGCCCTGTTCACCACCACGTTGCGCGGGCTCGCCTGGGCACTCGAAGCCAAGCACGTGGCGACGTTCGTGGCCTGGGGTGTCTTCGCCGCGTTGGTCAACGCGCGCATCTTCGCCGGCTGGAGAGGCCGGCGGGTGGCGCTGCTCACCATGGCCGGGTTCTGCCTGGTGCTGGTCTCCTTCCTGTCGTCCTACGACCTGTCCGCCGCTGGCCCAGGGATGCCGTAG
- the hemA gene encoding glutamyl-tRNA reductase — MEFICIGVSHRTAPLGVRERLALPEARQTEVLQRLAQAPVEALWVSTCNRVEVYLAAPTADVARERARETLHSLGGAEALEHLYEHQGEAALVHLFRVASSLDSMVLGEAQILGQVKDAFERGQGAGAVRGELTRACAAAFGCAKRVRTETAVGRAATSMASAAVQLASKVFDGLKDKTVLVVGAGEMGELAARHLKNAGAGKLIVTNRTLARAEALVAEVGGVARPFEELFTLLASADVVVTSTASPVPLFTRDNVGALGKARKGRPLFMVDLAVPRDIDPAVGTLDWVHAYDVDDIQKFVADNTAARAEEAHKAGGLVAQEVARFARERALRDGMPVLARLRQRAEAIARAEVERTLMGLGDGLTDKQRKSIEAMGRAIVNKLLHEPTARLRAVGPQGEGNRLAGAAAELFGLTEAEAAVIAPSDEDAVPTKEARNTVVASGSRR; from the coding sequence ATGGAATTCATCTGCATTGGCGTGTCACACCGCACCGCGCCCCTGGGCGTCCGTGAGCGGTTGGCATTGCCCGAAGCCCGGCAGACGGAAGTGTTGCAGCGCCTGGCTCAGGCGCCTGTCGAGGCGCTCTGGGTGTCCACGTGCAACCGCGTGGAGGTGTACCTGGCGGCCCCCACGGCGGACGTGGCGCGGGAGCGCGCGCGGGAGACGCTGCACTCGCTGGGCGGCGCGGAGGCGCTGGAGCACCTGTACGAGCACCAGGGCGAGGCGGCGCTCGTGCACCTGTTCCGCGTGGCGTCCAGCCTGGACTCCATGGTGCTGGGCGAGGCGCAGATTTTGGGTCAGGTGAAGGACGCCTTCGAGCGGGGCCAGGGCGCGGGCGCGGTGCGCGGAGAGCTCACGCGCGCGTGCGCGGCGGCGTTCGGCTGCGCCAAGCGCGTGCGCACGGAGACGGCGGTGGGGCGCGCGGCGACGTCCATGGCGTCCGCGGCCGTGCAGCTGGCGAGCAAGGTGTTCGACGGGCTCAAGGACAAGACCGTGCTGGTCGTGGGCGCCGGCGAGATGGGGGAGCTGGCGGCGCGGCACCTGAAGAACGCGGGCGCCGGGAAGCTCATCGTGACCAACCGCACGCTGGCCCGCGCGGAGGCGCTGGTGGCGGAGGTGGGCGGTGTGGCGCGGCCCTTCGAGGAGCTCTTCACGCTGCTGGCCTCCGCGGACGTGGTGGTGACGAGCACCGCGTCGCCGGTGCCCCTCTTCACGCGCGACAACGTGGGCGCGCTGGGCAAGGCCCGCAAGGGACGGCCGCTGTTCATGGTGGACCTGGCGGTGCCGCGCGACATCGACCCCGCGGTGGGCACGCTGGACTGGGTGCACGCGTACGACGTGGACGACATCCAGAAGTTCGTCGCGGACAACACCGCCGCGCGCGCGGAAGAGGCGCACAAGGCGGGCGGGCTGGTGGCGCAGGAGGTGGCGCGCTTCGCCCGGGAGCGCGCGCTGCGCGACGGCATGCCCGTGCTGGCCCGCCTGCGTCAGCGCGCGGAGGCCATTGCCCGCGCGGAGGTGGAGCGCACGCTCATGGGCCTGGGCGACGGCCTCACCGACAAGCAGCGAAAGAGCATCGAGGCCATGGGACGCGCCATCGTGAACAAGCTGTTGCATGAGCCCACCGCGCGCCTGCGCGCCGTGGGTCCCCAGGGCGAAGGCAACCGGCTGGCGGGCGCCGCCGCGGAGCTGTTCGGCCTCACGGAGGCGGAGGCCGCGGTCATCGCCCCCTCGGACGAGGACGCCGTGCCCACGAAGGAAGCGCGCAACACGGTGGTGGCCAGCGGGAGCCGGCGATGA
- the hemC gene encoding hydroxymethylbilane synthase, with the protein MKTVRIATRESPLALWQANHVASLLTQRNPGLEVTLVKMTTEGDRFLSAPLSQVGGKGLFVKEIEQALLDGRADVAVHSLKDMTSVFPDGLILAAVPTREDPRDAFCSPDGHTLAMLPPGAKVGTSSLRRSCILRARRPDLEIVSLRGNVQTRLQKTRDLKLAGAMLAAAGLKRLGLDHHITQVVPVADSLPAVGQGVLAIQCRGADADVRALLQPLEDALTRDAVRAERAFLAKLEGGCTVPLAGHATVDAGQVYLRGLVGRPDGSLVVRGEVKGPVPEAERLGEALADELLSRGAGDILRDFGRREGAPRA; encoded by the coding sequence ATGAAGACCGTACGCATCGCGACGCGGGAGAGCCCGCTGGCGCTGTGGCAGGCGAACCACGTGGCCTCGCTGCTCACCCAGCGCAACCCCGGTCTGGAGGTCACCCTGGTGAAGATGACCACCGAGGGCGACCGCTTCCTGTCCGCGCCGCTGTCCCAGGTGGGCGGCAAGGGCCTGTTCGTGAAGGAGATTGAGCAGGCATTGCTCGATGGCCGCGCGGACGTGGCCGTGCACAGCCTCAAGGACATGACGTCGGTGTTCCCGGACGGGCTCATCCTGGCGGCGGTGCCGACGCGCGAGGACCCGCGCGACGCGTTCTGCAGCCCGGACGGACACACGCTGGCGATGCTGCCCCCGGGCGCGAAGGTGGGCACGTCGTCGCTGCGGCGCAGCTGCATCCTGCGCGCGCGCCGTCCGGACCTGGAGATCGTCTCGCTGCGCGGCAACGTGCAGACGCGCCTGCAGAAGACGCGCGACCTGAAGCTCGCGGGCGCGATGCTCGCGGCGGCGGGGCTCAAGCGCCTGGGCCTGGACCACCACATCACCCAGGTGGTGCCGGTGGCGGACAGCCTGCCGGCGGTGGGGCAGGGCGTGCTGGCCATCCAGTGCCGTGGGGCGGACGCGGACGTGCGCGCGCTGCTCCAGCCGCTGGAGGACGCCCTCACGCGCGACGCCGTGCGGGCCGAGCGCGCCTTCCTGGCGAAGCTGGAGGGCGGCTGCACGGTGCCGCTGGCCGGCCACGCCACGGTGGATGCGGGCCAGGTGTACCTGCGCGGCCTGGTGGGCCGGCCCGACGGTTCGCTCGTGGTGCGGGGGGAAGTGAAGGGCCCCGTACCGGAAGCGGAGCGGCTGGGCGAGGCGCTCGCGGACGAGCTGCTGTCGCGCGGGGCGGGAGACATCCTGCGCGATTTCGGCCGCCGCGAAGGCGCGCCGCGCGCCTAG
- a CDS encoding uroporphyrinogen-III synthase: protein MERRLEGIRVLVTRPRERAEELCFLLEDEGADVLSLPLLELHPPEDPRPLASAAEHVQRYHWVVFASPSAVESFVEALRLAGTLDRLSRVKLAAVGPRTARAVEGYGLKVEAEPNEGTGAALFTALRDALGPDDDVLLPAAEEGRRELEDGLRDLGVRVTRVTAYRSTAASVEPEALAQLTEAPPQVVLFASPRTAEAFVEGVGRGPLTSAKVVAIGPTTATALTQLGIPVAAVAERPTPEALVDATVRAVHG from the coding sequence GTGGAACGGCGACTGGAAGGCATCCGAGTCTTGGTGACGCGCCCCCGTGAGCGGGCCGAGGAGCTGTGCTTCCTCCTGGAGGACGAGGGCGCGGACGTGCTCAGCCTGCCGCTCCTGGAGCTGCACCCGCCGGAGGACCCGCGTCCGCTCGCGTCCGCCGCGGAGCACGTGCAGCGCTACCACTGGGTGGTGTTCGCCAGCCCCTCCGCCGTGGAGTCCTTCGTGGAGGCCCTGCGGCTCGCGGGCACGCTGGACCGGCTGTCCCGCGTGAAGCTGGCCGCCGTGGGGCCGCGCACCGCCAGGGCCGTGGAGGGCTATGGCCTGAAGGTGGAGGCCGAGCCCAACGAGGGCACCGGCGCGGCCCTCTTCACCGCGCTGCGCGACGCGCTGGGGCCGGACGACGACGTGCTCCTGCCGGCGGCGGAGGAGGGGCGGCGGGAGCTGGAGGACGGCCTGCGCGACCTGGGCGTGCGCGTCACCCGCGTGACGGCCTACCGCAGCACGGCCGCCTCCGTGGAGCCGGAGGCCCTGGCGCAGCTGACAGAGGCGCCGCCCCAGGTGGTCCTCTTCGCCTCGCCGCGCACCGCGGAGGCCTTCGTGGAGGGCGTGGGCCGCGGGCCGCTGACGTCCGCGAAGGTGGTGGCCATTGGCCCCACCACGGCCACGGCGCTGACGCAGCTGGGCATCCCCGTGGCCGCCGTCGCCGAGCGCCCCACACCCGAAGCGCTGGTGGATGCCACCGTCCGCGCCGTTCACGGGTAG
- a CDS encoding MYXO-CTERM sorting domain-containing protein: protein MIRGSQRSVFLLGLLALAATAHAQTKEDYQFLDHWVLNNSQDPFPYYVDARNLTPGGNDLGLVEDAVKKAFQVWQDVDCAWPAFTYKGRSSIIPIPDVNDRLDGFSVSAIWITDPNSTEYKDVLNSGYSIAEAVPLRHSGYVYQCDIFLNAVTYKFTTAATTPAGFVDIQSAVMREVGHCLGLGSTYRFDDAVMSFYLEPGTQRRTLTSYDRGAFCQRYPQTGAVGSPCDTTACGAGLTCVTARSTTSGVNQKICTKACPSGTPGACPAPYQCIASTVVSGSQYACLPEPVGTGTKVGNPCADASTCGAADSRCLTEADKTTAFPAWKAGYCTESCIANADCPTGSTCTTVGSVGKRCLKNCRPGKGDCRDGYTCTTLPDNGGDVCVADCNTSNDCGGSYVCRSCDNACVVQKTGTRSVGEPCLQDSECGTNQQCLKLNGNPQGVCAEPCSLSTCTCSPGNTCRPAGTGDDRFCFRDCAEGTCSTPLQCVPFAQGTACIAPCRTNQDCPNGLFCGNGGKCEDPYAQTDGGTCALCGDGGTPPPPPVDGGTGGTNNDPGGCGCQSAPTSAAFLVGLGVLLLATRRRRNG from the coding sequence ATGATTCGTGGGTCGCAGCGGAGTGTCTTCCTCCTTGGACTGCTGGCGCTGGCCGCGACAGCGCATGCCCAGACGAAGGAGGACTACCAGTTCCTGGATCACTGGGTGCTCAACAACAGCCAGGACCCGTTCCCGTACTACGTGGACGCGCGCAACCTCACCCCCGGGGGCAATGACCTGGGCCTGGTGGAGGACGCGGTGAAGAAGGCCTTCCAGGTCTGGCAGGACGTGGACTGCGCGTGGCCCGCCTTCACGTACAAGGGCCGGTCCTCCATCATCCCCATCCCGGACGTGAACGACCGGCTGGACGGCTTCAGCGTCTCCGCCATCTGGATCACCGACCCGAACAGCACGGAGTACAAGGACGTCCTCAACTCCGGCTACAGCATCGCGGAGGCGGTTCCGCTGCGGCACAGCGGCTACGTCTACCAGTGCGACATCTTCCTCAACGCCGTGACCTACAAGTTCACGACGGCCGCCACCACGCCCGCGGGCTTCGTCGACATCCAGTCGGCGGTGATGCGCGAGGTGGGCCACTGCCTGGGCCTGGGCAGCACGTACCGCTTCGACGACGCGGTGATGTCCTTCTACCTGGAGCCCGGCACCCAGCGCCGCACGCTCACGTCGTACGACCGCGGCGCGTTCTGCCAGCGCTATCCCCAGACGGGCGCGGTGGGCTCGCCGTGTGACACCACCGCGTGCGGCGCGGGGCTCACCTGCGTCACCGCCCGGTCCACCACCAGCGGCGTCAACCAGAAGATCTGCACCAAGGCGTGCCCCTCCGGCACGCCGGGCGCCTGCCCCGCGCCGTACCAGTGCATCGCGTCCACCGTCGTCTCCGGCTCGCAGTACGCGTGTCTGCCGGAGCCCGTCGGCACGGGCACCAAGGTGGGCAACCCCTGCGCGGACGCCAGCACGTGCGGCGCGGCGGATTCGCGCTGCCTCACGGAGGCGGACAAGACCACCGCCTTCCCGGCGTGGAAGGCGGGCTACTGCACGGAGTCCTGCATCGCCAACGCGGACTGCCCCACCGGCTCCACCTGCACGACGGTGGGCTCCGTGGGCAAGCGCTGTCTGAAGAACTGCCGCCCGGGCAAGGGCGACTGTCGCGACGGCTATACCTGCACCACGCTGCCCGACAACGGCGGCGACGTGTGCGTCGCCGACTGCAACACCAGCAATGACTGCGGTGGCAGCTACGTCTGCCGCTCGTGCGACAACGCCTGCGTGGTCCAGAAGACGGGCACGCGCAGCGTCGGTGAGCCGTGCCTCCAGGATTCCGAGTGCGGCACCAACCAGCAGTGCCTGAAGCTCAACGGCAACCCGCAGGGCGTGTGCGCCGAGCCGTGCTCGCTGTCCACCTGCACGTGCAGCCCCGGCAACACCTGCCGTCCGGCGGGCACGGGCGATGACCGCTTCTGCTTCCGCGACTGCGCCGAGGGCACCTGCTCCACGCCGCTCCAGTGCGTGCCGTTCGCGCAAGGGACCGCCTGCATCGCCCCCTGCCGCACCAACCAGGACTGCCCCAACGGCCTGTTCTGCGGCAACGGCGGCAAGTGCGAGGACCCCTACGCGCAGACGGACGGCGGCACCTGCGCCCTGTGCGGTGATGGTGGCACCCCGCCGCCCCCGCCGGTGGACGGCGGCACGGGTGGCACGAACAACGACCCGGGCGGTTGCGGCTGCCAGAGCGCCCCCACGTCCGCGGCATTCCTCGTGGGACTCGGGGTGTTGCTCCTGGCCACCCGCAGAAGGAGGAACGGTTGA
- a CDS encoding GspE/PulE family protein, whose product MVAQRLLTPQQAQEVLAREPAARARVLKAQGGTGKDAARYDVSPVEVVAAFQIPAPGGRGVLDEDRVTEAAARASGLAYRKLDPLKMDMALATRTVSRPYAQKHVLLPLERTEQGRLRVAVANPFDRELFESFHRLTGEPVEPVLSAKTDILRSIADIYGFKKTLAKAADDFSDSQSQIANFEQLVSLSGTQELEASDRPVVQAVDYLLRYAFDNRASDIHIEPKRATAVVRLRIDGVLHPVYSLPAQVHPPIVSRVKMLARIDISEKRRPQDGRIKTERDGREVELRVSTLPTAFGEKVVIRIFDPETLVQDIAQLGFEPDEKGHFESWIDQPHGLILVTGPTGSGKTTTLYSALKAVAGPDVNVTTIEDPIEMVWDTFNQVQVQPKVGLDFAGALRHILRQDPDVIMVGEIRDAETAENALQAALTGHLVLSTLHTNDALGAVARMKDLGVPAFLLAQSLLGVMAQRLLRRVCVHCSEEAVLTPDELLALQAPLPLLPGGVKLSKGAGCVRCRGTGFSGRTGVFEIVSTSREVRELIAREAPYEQLVQAARRGGMRTLREAAVRKLAQGLTAFDEVVRMTSAF is encoded by the coding sequence ATGGTGGCCCAGCGCCTGCTGACCCCTCAGCAGGCGCAGGAGGTGCTGGCGCGAGAGCCCGCCGCGCGCGCCCGCGTCCTCAAGGCGCAGGGCGGAACGGGCAAGGACGCCGCCCGCTATGACGTGTCCCCCGTGGAGGTGGTGGCCGCCTTCCAGATTCCCGCGCCGGGCGGGCGGGGCGTGCTGGACGAGGACCGCGTCACGGAGGCCGCCGCGCGGGCCTCCGGGCTGGCCTACCGCAAGCTGGATCCGCTGAAGATGGACATGGCGCTGGCCACCCGCACGGTGTCCCGGCCCTACGCGCAGAAGCACGTGCTGCTGCCCCTGGAGCGCACCGAACAGGGGCGGCTGCGCGTGGCGGTGGCCAACCCCTTCGACCGCGAGCTCTTCGAATCCTTCCACCGCCTCACCGGCGAGCCGGTGGAGCCCGTGCTGTCCGCGAAGACGGACATCCTGCGCTCCATCGCGGACATCTACGGCTTCAAGAAGACGCTGGCGAAGGCGGCGGACGACTTCAGCGACTCGCAGTCGCAGATCGCCAACTTCGAGCAGCTCGTGTCGCTCAGCGGCACGCAGGAGCTGGAGGCGTCGGACCGGCCGGTGGTGCAGGCGGTGGACTACCTGCTGCGCTACGCGTTCGACAACCGCGCGTCGGACATCCACATTGAACCCAAGCGGGCCACCGCCGTGGTGCGCCTGCGCATCGACGGCGTGCTGCACCCGGTGTACTCGCTGCCCGCGCAGGTGCACCCGCCCATCGTGTCGCGCGTGAAGATGCTGGCGCGCATCGACATCTCCGAGAAGCGCCGCCCCCAGGACGGCCGCATCAAGACGGAGCGCGACGGCCGCGAGGTGGAGCTTCGCGTCTCCACGCTGCCCACCGCCTTCGGCGAGAAGGTCGTCATCCGCATCTTCGACCCGGAGACGCTGGTGCAGGACATCGCCCAGCTGGGCTTCGAGCCGGACGAGAAGGGCCACTTCGAGTCCTGGATTGATCAGCCCCACGGCCTCATCCTGGTGACGGGCCCCACGGGCAGCGGCAAGACGACGACGCTCTACTCCGCGCTCAAGGCGGTGGCGGGGCCGGACGTCAACGTCACCACGATTGAAGACCCCATCGAAATGGTGTGGGACACCTTCAACCAGGTGCAGGTGCAGCCCAAGGTGGGCCTGGATTTCGCGGGGGCGCTGCGCCACATCCTGCGCCAGGACCCGGACGTCATCATGGTGGGCGAAATCCGCGACGCGGAGACGGCGGAGAACGCGCTCCAGGCCGCGCTCACCGGCCACCTGGTGCTCTCCACGCTGCACACCAACGACGCGCTGGGCGCGGTGGCGCGCATGAAGGACCTGGGCGTGCCGGCCTTCCTCCTGGCGCAGAGCCTGCTGGGCGTCATGGCCCAGCGCCTCCTGCGCCGCGTCTGCGTGCACTGCTCGGAGGAGGCCGTGCTCACGCCGGACGAGCTGCTGGCACTCCAGGCGCCCCTGCCGCTGTTGCCCGGCGGCGTGAAGCTGTCCAAGGGGGCGGGGTGCGTGCGGTGCCGGGGCACCGGCTTCTCCGGCCGCACCGGCGTCTTCGAAATCGTCTCCACCAGCCGCGAGGTGCGCGAGCTCATCGCCCGCGAGGCGCCCTACGAGCAGCTGGTGCAGGCCGCGCGCCGCGGCGGCATGCGCACCCTGCGCGAGGCCGCCGTGCGCAAGCTGGCGCAGGGCCTCACCGCCTTCGACGAGGTGGTGCGGATGACGTCCGCCTTCTGA
- a CDS encoding bifunctional metallophosphatase/5'-nucleotidase encodes MCRALLGLFCACALALASCMPVLEGQDYHLEGQEVRLTLLHTSDIHSRLVPYDFTPLKTDQDLELIPEAGPFGGATRIASILKRERAKGDRILHLDSGDCFQGAPIFNVNTGEAEFRFLSESRLDAAVVGNHEFDAGALNFVQKARNFANFPLLAANYYWDDPKTTGTNGAAMVTNPYTIRVVKGLRVGVIGMANISSLNSIVEGGNSLQVTPLEQNEAARAYVELLRPVTDLIVIVSHLGLTEDQDLIQGYEAYYEYGRAKPFIERQNDAWKVLEWFGPEGNDKSVVRVHIAGVRGMDVVLGGHLHVVLNPPQLVTDPSGRKVVLSHSGAFAKYVGRLELVVKMPNQLGENEGAEVISQDYRAFPVDSLWCNEAMRKLRFDDDIFWDPGKFIEAPGVREAIAECARQEDAQTTDMLIPYLLGMDVKLQLTSIFSYAPVDVQRRNNSNGGDSPLGNIAADSMRKRNRVEAEMALTNSLGIRDNLYAGVVTQESMFNVFPFENTINIMYLSGVEMQEMFDFVTERSAERGCVSQAQISGARFTMDCAQVQLNDLRIACTPATVQTDCPQENREGHAPWQCLEDTAGSRCWAHPGIDIQINGRPLDTNGTYKVAVNDYIAKGGSGFTVLKRNTTRIETGISLRDSLIGYMQGFCSCKDLLEGKETSSNGTRCGSLVEGKWTVDEKTLNSCKVSKAFEDALDKQVGSCSCRDLLKVPADATEQQKAMAQCGLADMTKEAAVAECALPQGPYTGRCTCRDLLTGGNPTCGNMTSQLRSFCEKPTAMPIASAIEDGRIGRKVK; translated from the coding sequence ATGTGTCGCGCACTGCTCGGCCTCTTCTGCGCCTGCGCCCTGGCCCTCGCCTCGTGCATGCCTGTGCTGGAAGGCCAGGATTACCACCTCGAGGGTCAGGAGGTGCGGCTTACCCTCCTCCATACCTCTGACATCCACTCGCGGCTCGTCCCGTACGACTTCACGCCGCTCAAGACGGACCAGGACCTGGAACTCATCCCGGAAGCCGGTCCCTTTGGCGGTGCCACGCGCATCGCCTCCATCCTCAAGCGCGAGCGCGCCAAGGGTGACCGCATCCTGCACCTGGACTCGGGTGACTGCTTCCAGGGCGCGCCCATCTTCAACGTGAACACGGGCGAGGCGGAGTTCCGCTTCCTGTCCGAGTCCCGGCTGGACGCCGCCGTGGTGGGCAACCACGAGTTCGACGCCGGCGCGCTCAACTTCGTCCAGAAGGCGCGCAACTTCGCCAACTTCCCGCTGCTGGCCGCCAACTACTACTGGGACGACCCGAAGACGACAGGCACCAACGGCGCCGCCATGGTGACCAACCCCTACACCATCCGCGTGGTGAAGGGCCTGCGGGTGGGCGTCATCGGCATGGCGAACATCTCCTCGCTCAACTCCATCGTGGAGGGTGGCAACAGCCTGCAGGTGACGCCGCTGGAGCAGAACGAGGCCGCGCGCGCCTACGTGGAGCTCTTGCGTCCGGTGACGGACCTCATTGTCATCGTCAGCCACCTGGGCCTCACCGAGGACCAGGATCTCATCCAGGGCTACGAGGCCTACTATGAGTACGGCCGCGCGAAGCCCTTCATCGAGCGCCAGAACGACGCGTGGAAGGTGCTGGAGTGGTTCGGGCCGGAAGGCAACGACAAGTCGGTGGTGCGCGTGCACATCGCGGGCGTCAGGGGCATGGACGTGGTGTTGGGCGGCCACCTGCACGTAGTGCTCAACCCGCCGCAGCTCGTGACGGACCCCAGCGGCCGCAAGGTCGTCCTGTCGCACTCGGGCGCGTTCGCCAAGTACGTGGGCCGCCTGGAGCTGGTCGTGAAGATGCCCAACCAGCTGGGCGAGAACGAGGGCGCCGAGGTCATCAGCCAGGACTACCGCGCGTTCCCGGTGGACAGCCTCTGGTGCAACGAGGCGATGCGCAAGCTGCGCTTCGACGACGACATCTTCTGGGATCCAGGGAAGTTCATCGAGGCGCCGGGCGTGCGCGAGGCCATCGCGGAGTGCGCCCGCCAGGAGGACGCGCAGACGACGGACATGCTCATCCCGTACCTCCTGGGCATGGACGTGAAGCTGCAGCTCACCTCCATCTTCTCCTACGCCCCCGTCGACGTGCAGCGGCGCAACAACTCCAACGGCGGTGACTCGCCGCTGGGCAACATCGCCGCGGACTCCATGCGCAAGCGCAACCGCGTGGAGGCGGAGATGGCGCTGACCAACTCGCTGGGCATCCGCGACAACCTCTACGCGGGCGTCGTCACGCAGGAGTCGATGTTCAACGTGTTCCCGTTCGAGAACACCATCAACATCATGTACCTGTCCGGCGTGGAGATGCAGGAGATGTTCGACTTCGTCACCGAGCGCTCCGCCGAGCGCGGGTGCGTGAGCCAGGCGCAGATCTCCGGCGCCCGCTTCACCATGGACTGCGCCCAGGTGCAGCTCAACGACCTGCGCATCGCGTGCACGCCGGCCACGGTGCAGACGGACTGCCCCCAGGAGAACCGCGAGGGCCACGCCCCGTGGCAGTGCCTGGAGGACACCGCCGGTTCGCGCTGCTGGGCGCACCCGGGCATCGACATCCAGATCAACGGCAGGCCGCTGGACACCAACGGCACGTACAAGGTCGCGGTGAACGACTACATCGCCAAGGGCGGCTCCGGCTTCACGGTGCTCAAGCGCAACACCACGCGCATCGAGACGGGCATCAGCCTGCGCGACTCGCTCATCGGCTACATGCAGGGCTTCTGCAGCTGCAAGGACCTGCTCGAGGGCAAGGAGACGTCCAGCAACGGCACGCGCTGCGGCTCGCTGGTCGAAGGCAAGTGGACGGTGGATGAGAAGACGCTGAACTCCTGCAAGGTGTCCAAGGCCTTCGAGGACGCGCTCGACAAGCAGGTGGGCAGCTGCTCCTGCCGCGACCTGCTCAAGGTGCCCGCGGACGCCACCGAGCAGCAGAAGGCCATGGCCCAGTGCGGCCTGGCGGACATGACGAAGGAGGCGGCGGTCGCGGAGTGCGCGCTGCCGCAGGGTCCCTACACCGGCCGCTGCACGTGCCGGGACCTGCTGACGGGGGGCAACCCCACGTGCGGCAACATGACGAGCCAGCTGCGTTCGTTCTGTGAGAAGCCCACAGCCATGCCCATCGCGAGCGCCATCGAGGATGGCCGCATCGGACGGAAGGTGAAGTGA
- a CDS encoding NUDIX hydrolase — MRPSSSNVTDIEIIEDFSATARCDEGFLRVRRLRCRNRRADGSSSSVYRVDVVDRPRLDAVSVLIYRRASDGNVEVLTRMNLRPAAYFRREQTSVMTVPDTVSYLRVEEIVAGLLEPSDKGEEGLRRRAAEEVKEEAGYTVRPEDIQLLGGAFFLAPGILSEKVFPAAVDVTGVEQGEVAGDGSPLEEGIHLQWRPLSAVLEACRRGDIADAKTEVSLTRLLARLG, encoded by the coding sequence ATGCGTCCCAGCAGTTCCAATGTGACTGACATCGAGATCATCGAGGATTTCTCCGCCACGGCGCGTTGTGACGAGGGTTTTCTCCGGGTGCGTCGTCTGCGCTGCCGCAACCGGCGCGCGGACGGCTCCTCCTCCTCCGTGTACCGCGTGGATGTGGTGGACCGTCCCCGGTTGGATGCGGTGTCGGTGCTCATCTACCGCCGTGCGTCGGACGGAAACGTGGAAGTCCTGACGCGGATGAACCTGCGCCCCGCGGCGTACTTCCGCCGCGAGCAGACCTCGGTCATGACGGTGCCTGACACGGTGAGCTATCTGCGCGTGGAGGAGATCGTCGCCGGCCTGCTGGAGCCGTCCGACAAGGGCGAGGAGGGCCTTCGCCGCCGCGCGGCGGAGGAGGTGAAGGAGGAGGCGGGCTACACGGTGCGCCCGGAGGACATCCAGCTTTTGGGCGGCGCGTTCTTCCTCGCGCCGGGCATCCTGTCGGAGAAGGTCTTCCCGGCCGCGGTGGACGTCACCGGCGTGGAGCAGGGCGAGGTGGCGGGGGACGGCTCTCCTCTGGAGGAGGGCATCCACCTGCAGTGGCGGCCGCTGTCCGCGGTGCTGGAGGCGTGCCGGCGCGGTGACATCGCGGACGCGAAGACGGAGGTGTCCCTCACGCGGCTGCTCGCCCGGCTCGGCTGA